One window from the genome of Nicotiana tomentosiformis chromosome 5, ASM39032v3, whole genome shotgun sequence encodes:
- the LOC138893198 gene encoding uncharacterized protein: protein MFKVREFNNKHACPLKDKVYEQRQATSRLIGGMIRSKFTNHKRKYTPKDIIDNVKSDFGVGVSYMLAWCAKEKAINFLRGEPSDSYNKLPGYLYTLDMAYLASHIRMVKSSKNEFMYLYISLYAFIKVFDYCRPIVVVDGSHLKSAYTGTFISASTLDGARHILPLAYGVVD, encoded by the exons ATGTTCAAAGTGAGGGAGTTCAATAATAAGCATGCATGTCCGTTGAAGGATAAGGTGTATGAGCAACGTCAAGCAACTAGTAGGTTGATTGGTGGTATGATTAGGTCCAAGTTTACTAATCATAAGAGGAAATACACACCAAAGGATATAATTGATAATGTGAAATCAGACTTTGGTGTAGGTGTTAGTTACATGTTGGCGTGGTGCGCTAAAGAAAAGGCAATAAATTTTTTGAGAGGTGAACCAAGTGATTCATATAATAAATTACCAGGGTACTTGTATACACTAGATATGGCATATCTTGCTTCGCATATTAGAATGGTAAAATCATCGAAAAATGAGTTCATGTATTTGTATATATCGTTGTATGCTTTTATAAAGGTGTTCGATTACTGTAGACCCATCGTGGTTGTGGATGGTAGCCACCTAAAATCGGCATACACAGGGACATTCATCTCGGCTAGCACGTTGGATGGTGCAA GGCATATATTGCCACTAGCATATGGTGTTGTTGATTAA
- the LOC104088613 gene encoding TMV resistance protein N-like translates to MASSSASASTSQYSRWNYKVFLNFRGEDTRRTFTGHLFRGLENSGIFTFQDDKRLEHGASISYELLKAIEQSQVALVIFSKNYATSRWCLDELVKIMECKDQYGQTVIPVFYDVDPSHVRKQRESFAEAFDRHETSYKDDDEGMQKLQRWRNALTVAANLKGYDVRDGIEAENIQQIVDQISKLCNSATLSSLRDVVGIDTQLEKLKSLLKVGINDVRIILGIWGMGGLGKTTIARAIFDTLSHQFEAACFLTDIKENEKRHQLHSLQNTLLSELLRRKDDYVTNKHDGKRMIPDKLRSKKVLIVLDDIDHKDHLEYLAGDLDWFGDGSRIIVTTRDKHLIEKNDVIYEVTALPNHESMQLFNQHAFRKEFPDEHFKEISLKVVNYAKGLPLALKVWGSLLHNLGLTEWKSAIEHMKINSNSEIVEKLKISYVGLEPIQQEMFLDIACILRGEEKDYAMQVLESCHIGAEYGLHILIDKSLVFISENDEIQMHDFIEDMGKYIVNLQKNPGERSRLWLPSDFEAVMTNNAHLPSLRRIDLSGSKRLMRTPDFTGMPNLEYLNLFCCYNLEEVHHSLGCCSKLIQLNLSFCDSLKRFPCVNVESLEYLGLKYCYRLEKFPEIHGRMKPEIQIDMRSSGIRELPSSIFQYQTHITELDLRRMNNLVALPSNICRLKSLVILDVSECSKLESLPEEIGDLDNLEKLDASCTLISRPPSSIARLNKLKVLDFGFVRDRVHFEFPPVAEGLRSLEILNLRYCNLIDGGLPEDIGSLSSLKELNLHGNNFENLPRSIAQLGALRSLDLSYCQRLTQLPELPPELNILHVDYHMALKFIHDLVTKRKKQQRVIFKPLYYKDDAHNDTIYNLFAHALFQNIFSLRHDISASDSLSESVFTIVHIEKKIPSWFLYQGTDSSVSVNLPGNWYIPHKFLGFAVCYSGRLVDTKTQLIPVCNDRMSWMTQELGLSNPSESDSKYYIHFFFVPFAVLWDTSKAKGKTPNDYGIIRLSFSGVIKKYGLRLLYKDEHHDTVTDAASSCRIL, encoded by the exons ATGGCATCATCTTCTGCTTCTGCGAGTACTTCACAGTATTCTCGGTGGAACTACAAAGTCTTTCTAAATTTTAGAGGTGAAGATACTCGAAGAACATTTACAGGTCACCTCTTCAGAGGCTTGGAAAACAGTGGAATATTCACGTTTCAAGATGATAAAAGGCTAGAGCATGGCGCATCAATATCATATGAACTCTTGAAAGCTATCGAACAGTCTCAAGTTGCCCTTGTCATTTTCTCAAAGAATTATGCAACATCGAGGTGGTGCTTAGATGAGTTAGTAAAGATCATGGAATGCAAGGATCAATACGGACAAACTGTCATACCAGTCTTCTATGATGTGGATCCATCACATGTTCGGAAACAAAGGGAGAGCTTTGCTGAAGCCTTTGACAGACATGAAACAAGCTATAAGGATGATGATGAAGGAATGCAGAAGCTCCAAAGATGGAGGAATGCTCTAACTGTTGCCGCAAATCTAAAAGGCTATGATGTCCGTGACGG GATTGAAGCAGAGAATATTCAGCAGATTGTCGACCAAATTTCCAAATTGTGCAATAGTGCTACTTTGTCTTCTTTGCGAGATGTTGTGGGAATAGATACTCAATTGGAGAAATTAAAGTCCCTACTTAAGGTAGGAATCAATGATGTTCGGATCATATTGGGGATCTGGGGCATGGGCGGTCTAGGGAAGACGACAATAGCAAGAGCCATTTTTGATACTTTATCTCATCAATTTGAAGCTGCTTGTTTCCTTACGGAtattaaagaaaatgaaaaaagacATCAACTGCATTCTTTGCAAAACACCCTTCTCTCTGAATTGttaagaagaaaagatgattacGTCACTAATAAGCATGATGGGAAGCGGATGATTCCGGACAAACTTCGCTCTAAGAAGGTATTAATTGTGCTTGATGATATAGATCATAAAGATCATTTAGAGTATTTAGCAGGTGATCTTGATTGGTTTGGTGATGGCAGTAGAATTATTGTAACAACTAGAGACAAGCATTTGATAGAGAAGAATGATGTAATATATGAAGTGACTGCACTACCTAATCATGAATCCATGCAATTGTTCAATCAGCATGCTTTCCGAAAAGAATTTCCAGATGAGCATTTTAAGGAGATTTCATTGAAAGTAGTAAATTATGCTAAAGGCCTTCCTTTAGCCCTCAAAGTGTGGGGTTCTTTACTGCATAACCTAGGCTTAACTGAATGGAAAAGTGCAATAGAGCACATGAAAATTAATTCTAATTCGGAAATTGTTGAAAAGCTCAAAATCAGTTATGTTGGATTGGAGCCCATccaacaagagatgtttctaGATATAGCATGCATCTTGCGAGGGGAAGAAAAAGATTATGCCATGCAAGTTCTTGAGAGTTGTCATATTGGAGCTGAATACGGATTGCATATTTTAATTGACAAATCACTTGTGTTCATCTCTGAAAATGATGAGATTCAAATGCATGACTTTATAGAAGATATGGGTAAATATATAGTGAACTTGCAAAAGAATCCGGGAGAACGCAGCAGATTATGGCTCCCCAGTGATTTCGAAGCAGTGATGACCAACAATGCA CATTTGCCGTCTCTACGGAGGATAGATCTCAGCGGGTCTAAAAGACTGATGCGAACACCAGATTTCACGGGGATGCCGAATTTGGAGTATTTGAATCTGTTTTGTTGTTATAATCTTGAAGAAGTTCACCATTCCCTGGGATGTTGCAGCAAACTCATTCAGTTAAATTTGAGTTTTTGTGATAGCCTTAAGAGGTTTCCATGTGTTAACGTGGAATCTCTTGAATATCTGGGTTTAAAATATTGCTATAGGTTAGAGAAATTTCCAGAAATCCACGGGAGGATGAAGCCGGAGATACAGATTGACATGCGAAGCTCTGGGATAAGGGAACTACCATCCTCTATTTTTCAGTACCAAACTCATATTACCGAGCTAGATTTGAGGCGTATGAATAACCTTGTAGCTCTTCCAAGCAACATCTGTAGGTTGAAAAGTTTGGTTATTTTAGATGTGTCGGAGTGCTCAAAACTGGAAAGCTTGCCAGAAGAGATAGGGGATTTAGACAACTTGGAGAAGCTTGATGCCAGTTGTACCCTAATTTCACGACCTCCGTCTTCCATCGCACGCTTGAACAAACTTAAAGTCTTGGATTTTGGATTCGTACGGGATAGAGTGCACTTTGAGTTCCCTCCGGTGGCTGAAGGATTACGCTCATTGGAAATTCTGAATCTCAGGTACTGCAATCTAATAGATGGAGGACTTCCGGAAGACATTGGATCCTTATCCTCTTTGAAAGAATTGAATCTCCATGGAAATAATTTTGAGAATTTGCCTCGAAGCATAGCCCAACTTGGTGCTCTTCGATCCTTAGACTTATCATATTGTCAGAGGCTTACACAGCTACCAGAACTTCCCCCTGAATTAAATATATTGCATGTAGATTATCATATGGCTCTGAAATTTATCCATGATTTAGTAACAAAGAGGAAGAAACAACAGAGGGTGATATTCAAACCATTGTATTATAAGGATGATGCACACAATGATACTATATATAATTTGTTTGCACATGCCCTGTTTCAGAATATCTTTTCCTTGAGGCATGACATCTCTGCTTCAGATTCCTTGTCCGAAAGTGTGTTTACCATTGTGCATATTGAGAAGAAGATCCCAAGTTGGTTCCTCTATCAGGGAACGGATAGTAGTGTATCAGTCAATTTGCCTGGAAATTGGTATATACCTCATAAATTCTTGGGATTTGCTGTATGTTACTCTGGCAGATTAGTTGACACCAAAACTCAATTGATTCCCGTATGTAATGACAGGATGTCGTGGATGACCCAGGAACTTGGCTTATCCAACCCTTCAGAATCTGAttcaaaatattatatacatTTTTTCTTTGTACCTTTTGCTGTCTTATGGGATACATCTAAGGCAAAAGGAAAAACACCAAATGACTATGGGATTATTAGGCTATCTTTTTCTGGAGTAATAAAGAAGTATGGACTTCGTTTGTTGTATAAAGATGAACACCATGACACCGTGACCGATGCAGCTAGTTCCTGTCGCATACTCTAA
- the LOC104088612 gene encoding peptidyl-prolyl cis-trans isomerase PASTICCINO1-like, with protein sequence MMMIMSNKLIHHKKRRSQSLRMNKRRKKIVPGSLMKAVVRPGGGESRPAEGEQVIYHCTVRTLDGVTVESTRSEFGGKGTPIRHVLVKSKLILGLLEGIPTMLKGEVAMFKMKPEIMHYGEEDCPVAVPDNFPKDSELHFEI encoded by the exons ATGATGATGATCATGAGCAACAAGTTAATCCACCACAAGAAAAGAAGAAGCCAGAGTCTGAGGATGAataaaag AAGGAAAAAGATTGTTCCTGGAAGTTTGATGAAAGCTGTGGTGAGGCCTGGTGGTGGTGAATCAAGACCTGCTGAGGGTGAACAG GTTATATATCATTGCACAGTTAGAACACTGGATGGAGTTACAGTTGAATCAACACGGTCAGAATTCGGAG GCAAGGGTACCCCAATAAGGCATGTTTTGGTAAAGAGCAAGTTGATTTTGGGATTGCTAGAGGGGATTCCGACAATGTTGAAGGGCGAAGTTGCAATG TTCAAAATGAAACCTGAAATAATGCACTATGGAGAGGAGGATTGTCCAGTTGCAGTTCCAGATAACTTTCCTAAGGATTCTGAGCTTCATTTTGAGATTTAG